One Ahaetulla prasina isolate Xishuangbanna chromosome 17, ASM2864084v1, whole genome shotgun sequence genomic window carries:
- the GLMP gene encoding glycosylated lysosomal membrane protein has protein sequence MLAAAAASWAGLALLWAAGGCAGDAAAGYRRKVSLEYNPGRASSGVNLLHTRAVGINDTLHYVWSTIGVPTVLLVYTASDNSSLRVNWTRLLSSSPAGAIRIEPAESVLYSTAVVFPRLWEYDGSNTSDLSLVKAWQIYPSYNLANFIWASLDGRLNKTALSADFQGSGREGTFGNGSISFKVTAYEEDNRDGLLPRLLHSANTSKVEFAMEGVAPRGNHSHFALEILAVEEGSRRKQLQSARSIDDEYTPTIFEMAQLISEPHNHSWGSSFLQWKTAAYSSKKPHREDTVHCQYYPLQMVRNLGPEFRILQAYFGEDVERRCSLSALNISFGSEDNEAYKVKGYLSWSALVGFGEPPREGFSLLVIGILAVALGTPAVLLIVGSLAVLTKQQKTSSEYEPIN, from the exons atgctggcggcggcggcggcttcttGGGCCGGCCTGGCTCTCCTCTGGGCGGCGGGCGGCTGCGCAGGGGACGCGGCGGCGGGTTACCGGAGGAAG GTCTCTTTGGAGTACAATCCAGGCCGGGCCAGCTCGGGTGTAAATCTTCTACACACTCGAGCGGTGGGCATCAACGACACCCTTCACTACGTCTGGAGCACCATCGGGGTCCCCACGGTGTTGTTGGTGTACACCGCGAGCGACAACAGTTCCCTTCGCGTCAACTGGACCCGGCTCCTGTCCTCTTCTCCGGCTGGAGCCATCCGGATCGAGCCGGCCGAGAGTGTCTTGTATTCCACAGCGGTGGTCTTTCCAAGG CTGTGGGAATACGATGGCAGCAACACGTCAGACCTCTCCCTGGTCAAGGCCTGGCAGATCTACCCCAGCTACAACCTGGCCAACTTCATCTGGGCCAGCCTGGATGGGCGGCTGAACAAAACGGCCCTCAGCGCCGACTTCCAAGGCTCCGGCCGCGAAGGCACCTTCGGGAACGGAAGCATCTCGTTCAAG GTGACGGCGTACGAGGAGGACAACCGCGACGGGCTTCTCCCGCGCCTTCTGCACAGCGCCAACACCTCCAAGGTGGAATTCGCCATGGAGGGCGTAGCGCCCAGAGGGAACCACTCCCACTTTGCCCTGGAAATCCTGGCGGTCGAGGAGGGAAGCCGGCGGAAGCAGCTGCAGTCGGCCCGCTCCATCGATGACGAATACACCCCGACTATTTTTGAG atggcccagCTGATCTCCGAGCCCCACAACCACAGCTGGGGCTCCAGCTTCCTCCAGTGGAAGACGGCCGCCTACAGCTCTAAAAAACCCCATCGGGAAGACACCGTCCACTGTCAGTATTATCCGCTCCAGATGGTCCGCAACCTCGGTCCCGAGTTCAGGATTCTACAGGCTTACTTTGGGGAGGACGTCGAGCGACGCTGCAGCCTGTCTGCCCTCAATATCTCCTTTGGCAGCGAGGACAATGAAGCCTACAAAGTAAAGGGctacttgagctg GTCTGCCCTGGTGGGTTTTGGGGAGCCCCCGAGAGAAGGTTTCTCTTTGCTGGTCATCGGGATCCTGGCCGTGGCGCTGGGGACGCCGGCGGTGCTTCTCATCGTGGGCAGCCTGGCGGTGCTCACAAAGCAGCAGAAAACGTCTTCGGAGTACGAGCCGATCAACTGA